CCGTATGGGCTCCCCGATGAGGAACTCCCCGGAGTGTTCCGACGACGGGGGTTCGCGATTCATAACCACCAGCAGTTCAAGAGGACGCAGGTACGGGCGGCAGAATCAGCATAGTAGACAGTGTTCTGAATACACGTAATTTCTTTTGGGATTGACTCTACCTGAGGGGTTCGCATGGTTGCGTTAACTTGCAATAGTATTGTTGTCGGTACCTAGGCGTATCGAAGTCTCGAGTACGGTTGTACAGTAGTCCCCCTCTGATAAGGAGTAACATCAGTATAGATGTTATCCTGGTCCGTTTTCCAGTCTACTCTATCTAGGAAGAGAAATAGGAGGAGTTCGGCATCAATGAATGACGCTGGGTCTGCGACGCCGCGTTTCGCGGGGGGCCAACAGGAGCGCCGTCATGAGGTCGGACAATCGCTGGACTTTCTAGGTCCGCTCCAATTGAGCGATTACTAGTCGTTCGTCCGCTGTCGAGACCACCGCTCTCGCTATCTGGACTCCGGATCAGATATCCTATGTAGTGACGATTCGCCAGCGATGCCGAGTTAGTAACGAGGCGTGCCCACGCGCCGATAGCCAATTGACAACGGTCATATTCGGCGGCCTCAGTTTCACCAATCGTGCTGACGGTATGATATGATGTACGTCTTCAATCATAGCGGGAGTTAAGTGATAGACCGGAGTATACAGTCAGAACAATATTACTAATGGGATAAATTCCTAGTAGGTGGCCCAGATATTTTTCTATTTTGAGTCTAGAGTTCACGTATGAGTAACTTTTACAACTAGATCCATCGATATACGGGTATCTTACTGGATTTGGGTGAATCAACCGGTGGAATTGATAGTATATTCAGCTATTTCTAATCATATACATGTTTGTCGCTCTGATTGCTGGCTCTCCCGCCTTACGCGGTGTACATGAATCTTAGGAGGTGAGAGAAATTGATTTATATCCAGCTGACACCGTCGGTACCGTCTACCGAGATTGCTTCTTGGAGTCTACTTCCGGGATTCGTTCAACGATTGGTAAACTATATCACTGGAGAGTCTATAACACGTGTCATGGCTGAATCCGACAATCGACGGGGAAAGACAAAGAGCGCAAACGGTGTGAAGGCTGTCGAGACATCGTTTACGATCGTCGAAACTCTGAAAAAGATAAACGGCGGTAAAGTGACCGAGATCGTCGACCAAACTGGTTACTCCAAAGGGGCAGTATACAAGCACCTGACCACATTGATGGACCACGACTTCGTGGTGAAGCGGGGAGAGGAGTACACCCTCGGGTTTCGATTCCTAGATTATGGAGGGTTCATACGATCAAGATACATCGGATCGGAACTCATCAAACCCCAAATCCAGGAGTTAGCAGAGATAACCAACGAAGTCGCTCTGTTCGGCATCCCCGAGAAGGATCGAGTAATAACGCTATTTAGAGAAAACGGGAACAGAGGAGTGTTTACGCGGACGCGCTTAGGCCGACGGCTATACTTGAACCAAACAGCAGGAGGGAAAGCGATTCTTTCAGAGTTTTCGAAATCCGAAGTGGAGGGGGTTATCGATCGAGTCGGACTCCCGAAGGCGACGGAACACACGATAACGGACGAAGACGAGCTATTCGATGAGCTAGAAACGATCCGCGACCGGGGGTACGCCCTTAACCGAGAGGAAAGTACGGAGGGGCTGGTTGCCGTCTCTGTCCCGCTCGTCCCCGACGGAACTCTCATCGGCACGTGTAGCATCACGGGCCCGCGACACCGAATGACTGAAGACCAACTGACCGGTGAGTTTCCAGAACTGCTCCTGAGCGTAGTAAATGAACTGGAACTGAACATTACTCACTCCTCGGGGCCCGTCCAGATGTTCTGTCCAGAGTAGCCGTCGCCCCGCCTTCTCGGTACGTCGTGTCCGTTATGACTGAGCGAGTATCTTCACCGCTTCACTCTCCTCGTCGAGCAGCCACACGAACCCTCCCTCGGCGACGTACTCGACCAGGTCCGTCGCGATAAGGTCTATCACCTCGTCGGCACCATACTCCTCGGCGAGGCCGCGTCGATACGGATCCGGTTTGGAAACGTATACCGGGTCCGCGCCTTTCATGGCCGCCGCCTGCAGCACCATCAGGCAGATGGAGCCGCTGTCGAACCCAGCCACGCTGTCCCCCCAGTTCGACCCTCCGAGCGCCGTACCGGATGGACGCCCACGGTGAACGGTTCTACTAGCGCCGCAATCTCGACCGGTACCTCGTCGGGGAGCAGAACGACCTGGTCGGCGGAGACGACGAGGTGCTCGGAGAACTCGCCGCCACCGCCCGGGAAATCGACGAACCCACTGGCCGAACAGAGGTGGTAACTCTCCTTGGCCAGTACCGACAGTCGCCACACCAGACGATGGGGTTGACGGCGACATCGGTTTCCACGTCAATGGAGACGCCTTGCCCGTCTCCGAGGCCGGGCCGCTGATCTCGTGGTCGATGATGGGGATCGACTCGCCCGTCCAGGGGTGGCGAGTCTAGAATCATGATCTACCCGGCGGCGTACGCATGGAGGTCGGAGTCACAGATGCCATACGTAGCCACCTCGATGAGCACCTCGTTCGGCCCGAGCGACTACGGTTCGACGTCCTCAACGCGTACGTCTCGCACTCCGTAGTACCGTGCCGTTCGCATGCTAACTGAGACCGAGTAGCGAGTAATAGACCTTGGTGTCAGCCTAGTGAAGGCGGTCGAGCCGTCAGGAAAAGACAGTGATGGCAGGGGGACGGTACGCCGAAAGAAGGCAGGGGGTTACCGGTTTCGCCTGGTCTCAAGCGTCGGCAGCATCTCCTCGATGCGCTCGATGTCGACGTCTAGCCAGTCTGGGACCTTCAGTTCCTCGCCGTACTCTGAGGGGTCTTGGTCGATCTCGAAGCCGGGACCCATCGTGGCGTACTCGAAGATGGCTCCGCCAGGTTCGGTGATGTACCGCGAGTGGAAGTAGTCGCGGTCCTTCCGCGAGGTGGTTATATAGCCGTTCTCGCGGAGTTCACCGCTGATCTGGTCCTGCTCCCAATCGTTTTCCACCCGGAACGCGACGTGGAGGTACGTTCCGATGCCCATCACGCCGGTCGGCGCGTTCGGGCGGATGAGGATGTCGACCTTGTTAGCACACGGCGCGTCGCCGGGCGCCCGGTAACGTATGCGGTCGCCGGCCTGGGGGTGCGTGGCCTCGCCGATGCGGTCCCAGCCCATAACTTCCAGCACGTCCATCGTACCGGCGGGGTCAGAGGAGTGGACTGTCGTGTTGTACATGCCACGGATGCCGTGTTTGGCGGGGACGTCGTTGGTCTCCGTCCACGGTTCGATATCGGACTTACCGGTCACCAGTTCGTACGGGAGGCCGTCCGGGTCGGTGAAGGAGATGGCCGTCTCGTCGAAGCGCTCCTCGACGTCGTACTCCATGTCGTACTCCTCGAATCGGTTCGTCCAGTAGTCGACCGATCCCTCCGGTATCGTCAGGCCGACCGAACTCATCATCCCCTTCCCAACCATGCCCTCCTCCATCGGCATGTTCGTCATCGGAAAGTAGGTAACGACGGTCCCAGGCGTCCCCTCCTCGTCCCCGTAGTAGAGGTGGTAGATTTTCTCGGGGACATCGAATCGCACGGTTCGCTTGACGAAGCGGAGTCCGAGGACCTCCGTGAAGAAGTCGTAGTTCTCCTGTGGGTCGTCACAAAACGCCGTTACGTGGTGTATCCCATCGATTTCTGGCATGGTATGATACAACCCCACAGTAACGTCGCCCCCGTCATAACATTTTCTGTATATTACCCCCCGGAACGTATTCCTAACGACGTAGGAGGAGTCGCCGATGACCGAGTCCTCCGTCGACCGATTCTGGCCGGTCAGGGGCCGGTGTAGATGCCCTCCGGGTCCAGTTCGTTCCGGATGAGATCGATCTCGCGGTCGGTCGGCGGTTCCGTCGTCGTCAGGTCCGCGGCGAACTGGAGGTCCCAGTCGGTCTCGCTCCAGACGGTCTCCCGGTCCACGCCGGGGTGGAGCGACTCGACGTACATCTCGCCCGCATCGTCGAATCGCATCACCGCCATGTCCGTTATGACCGCCTCGGGGCCGCCCCGGAGACCGAGTTGCCCGCGGTTCTCGCGCCCCTCGACGTAGCCCGGACTCGTCACGAAGTCGACCTCCTCGGGGAACCGGCGCTCGCTGTGTGGCGTGATGACGATGGTCCGGTGAGTGTTACTCGCTATTTCGCAGGCGCCGCCGCTCCCCGGGAGTCGGACGATCGGGTCGTCGTACTCGCCGATGACCGTCGAGTTGATGTTGCCGTGCCGGTCGATCTGTGCGCCGCCAAGGAAGCCGACGTCGATGCGACCGGACTGAAGGTAGTAGCCGAATCCCTGCACCATCGGGACGATGCTACGGGCGTTCGTCGCCAGTACCGGGTCGCCGATGGACAGCGGCAATTTCGACGGGTCGGAGCCGACGGTCCCCGACTCGTACACCATCTCCAGGTCCGGGGCATGGGTTCGCTTCGCGAGGTTGCACGCGAGGTTCGGGACGCCGACGCCAACGAGCGTTGTATCGCCGTCTACCAGTTCCTTCGCCGCACGGGTCACCATCAGTTCGGTGTCGGTGTAGTCGGCGTCGGTGGCGTCGGAATCGATGCGGTCAACGTCGGTGTGACCAGAGTCAGTGCGTCCAGAGTCAGCGCGGTTGGTGTCGTCGCTCATCTCAGTACTCTCCCATGTCGACGGGCGTCGCGTAGTTCGACCGGGGCTGGAGGTCGAGGAACCGTTCGGTGTCCAGTTTCTCCAGGTACTCCGCCCGGTTCTCGACGCCGTACACCCACTCGTCGAGCCACTCGACCGTCGACTCGTGTGACGCGGACTGGCGGTCCCAGTCGAGGTACGCCTCGTTGTCGCGGTCGTAGTACCCCTGCGCGTACGACGGGTGTGACCCGTACGGCTCTTCGACCACGTAATCGACGATGGACCCCGGAATCAGGGTCCGGTTCGGGTCGCTGCGAATGACTCGCGAATCGACGAATTCCTCGACGCTCAGGACGACCGTGTCGGCGGCGAACGCCGCCTCCACCATCTCACCGACGATGCCCCAGAGCTGTCCGTTCCCGTCCGCGTCGGCACGTTGTGCTCTGACGACGGCCACGTCTGGGTTCAGCGGGGGGACGACCGGTATTTCGTCGACGCCCTCGTCGTAGGGGTTCTCGACGGTCCGAATGGCGTCGGTATGCTCGGGGTAGCTGGACCCGATATACGTCCGGAGCGGGAGGAACGGGAGGTCCTGTGCCCCCGCCGCAAGACGGGTGACGAGGCCGAAGTGTGAGTACTCCTCGATGGACAGTTCGTTCGGCACGCCGTCCTCGACTGCCCGACGGAACGCCCGAAGGCTCCCCACGCCGGGGTTCCCCGCCCACGAGAACGTCATCTCGCTCGCACAGCCGGCGGCGACCAGCTGGTCGTAGACGAGATCCGGCGTCGCCCTGACGAGGTGCAGGTCGCGTCGTCCCTGCCGGATTATCTCGTGGCCGGCCGCGAACGGGATGAGGTGCGTGAACCCACCGAGGTAGAGGCTCTGGCCGTCGGCGACCGCCGCCTCAATGGCGCGGTCCATCTCGACTACTTCGGGCACGTTACGACCCCCTCTCGAACGATGACTCTACTCGGCACGCTGCGCGGCACGCTGGGTCTTCCATGAGGCGTGTATCCGGGGGTTCGTCATAAGTGTCCGGTCCGCACTGCGGGCCCTCGTCGACTCCTGGCCCACGGATGGTGACCCAGCCACCGTCGACGAGGATGGTCTCAGCGGTGACGTACGAGGACTGGTCGCTCGCGAAGAACACGGCGACGTTCCCCACGTCGTCGGGCATACCGAGTCGGTCCATCACCGCCTCCTCGGCCCAAGTCGCCGCGGCCTCCGGGTCGTGGTTCTCCGCCAGGCCGTCTGGTCGGTGACCCCCGGCTGGATGGCGTTGACGCGGACTTCCTGTCCGAGGCGGTCGGCGATCGAGAGGGTCATCGACCTCACGCCTCCTTCGCGGCGGCGTAGAAGACAGACCCTGGTTCGACGAACCCCTGGTCGGCCGCGGAACTCAGGACGTTAACTATGGAGCCGCCATCCTCCAGCATCTGTTCACCGGCGGCCTGAAAGCCGTAGTACGCGCCCTTCAGGTCCACCTCGATGCGCGTCTCGAAGTCCTCGTCGGTGGTATCGAAGAACTCCACCAGGTGGAGGCTGCCTGCGTTATTGACCACAACGTCTACGCGGCCGAGAAGTTCGGCTGCGTCAACCACCCCGACCAGGTCGTCGTAGTCCGTCACGTCACACTCCACGACCTCGCCGTGGGAGTCGGTTACGTCCTCGACGGCCTTCCAGCGTGGGCGTCGTCTCCGTCGTCTTTGGTTTGTGGTGCAGGTTAGCGATGACGACGTTGACGCCCGCTCTGGCTAGTTTCAGGGGTGATTCCCCGTCCGGTGTCGCTCGCGTCGCCTGTGATTATCGCGTTCATTCCGCTCAACTGACTCGGCATAAGCCTATAGTAACAGGAAACGATATCGAAGCTCCGGTCAGGGGCCTGCAGGAAGCCCGGGAATTGGGGTGCCGACGGCGTGGATACCTTTATTACCGACTCGCCAGGTGTCGTTGACATGCCCAAGTCGAGTATTACGAGACTGGAGGAAGTCGGCGAAGCGACATTGGCCGTCGAGATCGAGACACCACAGGGATTTGAGGCGTTTCCCGGACAGTTCGTCCTAATTCGAGCGACCGTCGACGGTAATGAGGAGTCGGGGTACTACACAATCTCCTCGCCGACGGTGGACGAGACGTTCGAGGTGACGGTCGCCGTCGACCCGGACGGGACGCTCGGCCCGTGGTTCGCCGGTCGGACGCTCACCGATTCCGTCACCGTCGAGGGACCGTACGGGGAGGTCCAGTACACGGACGACGGAGACGTCCTCGTGCTGGCGAGCGGTCCTGGCATCGGTCCGGCGGTCGGTATCGCCGAACGGGCACTTGACACGGGTCACGAGGCGACGGTCGTCTACGGCGGTAGCAACCCACCTCACGGTGACCGCCTCACGAGACTGGAGAAAGAGGGCGCGACCATCATCATCTCGGACAACCTCGGGACGGCGGTCGGGTCGCTCGACTTTGACGGGGTCCAGACGTACGTGTTCGGATTCCAGGGGTTCGTCGAGGAGGCAAGGACCACGCTGACCGACGCGAGTGTGGATCTTGACGACGTGGAAATAGAGGGGTTCGGTCCCGAGTGAGTGGACGGTAGCCAAGCAGTACGGAGACGTCTCAGAGCACTTGAAAGCCGCCGTAGTGGACGTTGAGGTCGCGGACGGAGAGCATCTACGCCTCCATCCCCGACGTACGCCTCCGCGACGTATGGGAAGACCCGCAGCTGCGCCGGCGTCGTTCGGGTTGAGGTCGAGAAACAATCGCAGGATACGTCTGCCACGAATATCGAACACGTCACGCCAACGCCCACCGGCGGGCGTCCCGTCGAGTCGCCACTTGATGCCGTCGGCGGTCTCGCCAGTGCTAGTCCTCTCGACGACGACCACGTAGATGTCGATGACGTAATTAAACATCTCGTAGTCATGAGCCATCGCGTTCACGGTCTCGCCCGACGCCGTTGAACAGTTCGTCGATCTCGTCGTGACCGGTCGCGACGCCCCTCTTCAGGTAGAACACCCAGCGTCCTCGGCGAACAGGTCAAGGAAGTCGTCGCCACGGTGCAGTCGCCGGAAGTACTCAAGGACGGTGCTCTTCCACTCGACATCGTCTGAGGTATCTTCTCGCATTTACCGCCATATTCACACGTAAGAATCCCCCATTGCGTCTTGATGGGCGACGCTCGAGGCGGGACGAACGCGATTCACGTCTCGGGAGTGACGAACTATCGTTGTTCGACCGACGGCCCGCAGGATTACATACAATTAAGTGGTGCCGTGCGAACTGTGACCACATGGAAACCTTTGCGTTTCACCTGATGCCGTATCAGGACATAGAGGAGATTGACGAAGAGCACGCGGCGTGGCCGTGGGCCGAGTACGAGTATGACCCCGAGAAGGGTGCCCAGTACTACGACGACTACCTCGGTCAACTGGAGTACGCCGCGGACCTCGGGTTCGACGGTGTCGCAGTCAACGAACACCACTACAACGCGTACGGTCTCCAGCCGAGTCCGAACATCACTGCGTCAAACCTCGCGGGCCGGACAGAGGACACGACCATCGCCTTTTTCGGGAACCTCCCGGCGCTACGGGAGAATCCAATTCGATTGGCCGAGGAACTCGCAATGCTTGACAACATCACCGAGGGTCGCATCATCAGCGGGTTCCCGCGTGGCATTCCGAGCGAGTACCTCGCGTACGGCATCCCGATGGAGGAGTCCCGGAGTCGCTTCGAGGAGGCGTGGGACCTCATCGTGAAGGCGTGGACCGCCGACGAACCGTTTGACTGGGACGGCAAGCATTTCCAGTACGAGCAAGTCAACATCTGGCCACGCCCCTACCAAGACCCCCACCCGCAG
The Halomarina pelagica DNA segment above includes these coding regions:
- a CDS encoding SDR family oxidoreductase produces the protein MSSTPPRRRREVDDPLDRRPPRTGSPRQRHPAGGHRPDGLAENHDPEAAATWAEEAVMDRLGMPDDVGNVAVFFASDQSSYVTAETILVDGGWVTIRGPGVDEGPQCGPDTYDEPPDTRLMEDPACRAACRVESSFERGS
- a CDS encoding CoA-transferase subunit beta translates to MVTRAAKELVDGDTTLVGVGVPNLACNLAKRTHAPDLEMVYESGTVGSDPSKLPLSIGDPVLATNARSIVPMVQGFGYYLQSGRIDVGFLGGAQIDRHGNINSTVIGEYDDPIVRLPGSGGACEIASNTHRTIVITPHSERRFPEEVDFVTSPGYVEGRENRGQLGLRGGPEAVITDMAVMRFDDAGEMYVESLHPGVDRETVWSETDWDLQFAADLTTTEPPTDREIDLIRNELDPEGIYTGP
- a CDS encoding IclR family transcriptional regulator, giving the protein MAESDNRRGKTKSANGVKAVETSFTIVETLKKINGGKVTEIVDQTGYSKGAVYKHLTTLMDHDFVVKRGEEYTLGFRFLDYGGFIRSRYIGSELIKPQIQELAEITNEVALFGIPEKDRVITLFRENGNRGVFTRTRLGRRLYLNQTAGGKAILSEFSKSEVEGVIDRVGLPKATEHTITDEDELFDELETIRDRGYALNREESTEGLVAVSVPLVPDGTLIGTCSITGPRHRMTEDQLTGEFPELLLSVVNELELNITHSSGPVQMFCPE
- a CDS encoding FAD-dependent oxidoreductase, with protein sequence MPKSSITRLEEVGEATLAVEIETPQGFEAFPGQFVLIRATVDGNEESGYYTISSPTVDETFEVTVAVDPDGTLGPWFAGRTLTDSVTVEGPYGEVQYTDDGDVLVLASGPGIGPAVGIAERALDTGHEATVVYGGSNPPHGDRLTRLEKEGATIIISDNLGTAVGSLDFDGVQTYVFGFQGFVEEARTTLTDASVDLDDVEIEGFGPE
- a CDS encoding CoA transferase subunit A, which translates into the protein MPEVVEMDRAIEAAVADGQSLYLGGFTHLIPFAAGHEIIRQGRRDLHLVRATPDLVYDQLVAAGCASEMTFSWAGNPGVGSLRAFRRAVEDGVPNELSIEEYSHFGLVTRLAAGAQDLPFLPLRTYIGSSYPEHTDAIRTVENPYDEGVDEIPVVPPLNPDVAVVRAQRADADGNGQLWGIVGEMVEAAFAADTVVLSVEEFVDSRVIRSDPNRTLIPGSIVDYVVEEPYGSHPSYAQGYYDRDNEAYLDWDRQSASHESTVEWLDEWVYGVENRAEYLEKLDTERFLDLQPRSNYATPVDMGEY
- a CDS encoding VOC family protein produces the protein MPEIDGIHHVTAFCDDPQENYDFFTEVLGLRFVKRTVRFDVPEKIYHLYYGDEEGTPGTVVTYFPMTNMPMEEGMVGKGMMSSVGLTIPEGSVDYWTNRFEEYDMEYDVEERFDETAISFTDPDGLPYELVTGKSDIEPWTETNDVPAKHGIRGMYNTTVHSSDPAGTMDVLEVMGWDRIGEATHPQAGDRIRYRAPGDAPCANKVDILIRPNAPTGVMGIGTYLHVAFRVENDWEQDQISGELRENGYITTSRKDRDYFHSRYITEPGGAIFEYATMGPGFEIDQDPSEYGEELKVPDWLDVDIERIEEMLPTLETRRNR